The following are encoded together in the Tetrapisispora phaffii CBS 4417 chromosome 5, complete genome genome:
- the TPHA0E01220 gene encoding uncharacterized protein (similar to Saccharomyces cerevisiae GIC2 (YDR309C) and GIC1 (YHR061C); ancestral locus Anc_5.331), with amino-acid sequence MYEGSAIPSSLLPQMNSIWLDEDQEAEKIYGIQSEQFMLNDEETPYGVTIVNSDKPLLQNKNNIKLPSMTNIKTTNPKKFGHKKKKSKDFLKMFTGKDSSNKTELKTISSPFGFKHISHAGKNIYEQPELVAHEQEITSIERPVSQQLTSPKPGHMKSLSKAFVTESIPLNTSESFSRYLNTQRHSGNSSNFKRISNSTPDSERIMSISTMGTSVLSDAYSTKTTGLTYIEKHYAVKHMATKSDVSEVSLDFLKNYTFPSVLKEEEGGGIANTYNVELLNPISSEQEDDLKFKFEKSLNISSPTSNRQRSNSDPNLLATPQLESTWFEKTSSPRKSLDDDILMYYLAPSSMDSPLCR; translated from the coding sequence ATGTACGAAGGCTCGGCTATTCCTAGTTCATTGCTTCCCCAGATGAATTCCATCTGGTTAGATGAGGATCAAGAGgctgaaaaaatatatggCATTCAATCAGAACAATTTATGCTAAATGATGAAGAGACTCCATATGGAGTCACAATTGTAAATAGTGATAAGCcattattacaaaataaaaataatatcaagtTACCTTCAATGACTAACATTAAGACTACAAATCCCAAAAAATTTGGAcataagaaaaaaaaatcaaaggattttttaaagatgtTCACTGGTAAGGATTCTTCGAATAAAACAGAGCTTAAAACAATATCATCCCCATTCGGATTCAAACATATCTCACACGCGGGgaagaatatatatgagCAACCAGAATTGGTGGCGCATGAACAAGAAATTACTTCAATTGAACGTCCTGTTTCTCAACAATTAACATCACCAAAACCTGGTCATATGAAATCATTAAGTAAAGCTTTCGTGACGGAGTCCATCCCATTAAATACTTCAGAAAGCTTTAGTAGGTATTTGAATACTCAGAGACATTCTGGCAATTCTTCGAATTTTAAGagaatttctaattctaCACCTGATTCAGAGAGAATTATGTCTATATCTACTATGGGAACATCTGTTTTATCAGATGCTTATAGTACAAAGACAACTGGTTTAACTTATATTGAGAAACATTATGCTGTGAAGCACATGGCAACCAAATCCGACGTAAGTGAAGTTTCATTAGATTTCTTAAAGAATTATACTTTTCCTTCGGTActaaaagaagaagaaggagGAGGAATTGCCAATACCTACAATGTTGAATTGTTAAATCCAATTTCCTCCGAACAAGAAGATGATCTAAAATTCaagtttgaaaaatcattaaatatatcatctCCTACTTCTAATAGACAGAGATCAAATTCAGATCCAAACCTATTAGCTACACCGCAGTTAGAGAGTACATGGTTTGAAAAAACATCTAGTCCAAGAAAGTCATTGGATGATGATATTCTTATGTACTACTTAGCTCCTAGCAGTATGGACTCTCCTTTATGCCGTTGA